The nucleotide sequence tcaaattaaaaataataataacacatacaaCGTGTGTGCATCTTTAACTAGTCTTTATTAAACTGATGTATGCATAATTGGAAATTGTGATGTCGTATTTTGGGGAGGATAAATTTTTCCTTCACTTCCTTGCTTTAAAAAACTcccaaacaaatttttttagaatCTTCCGtccaactcttttttttttctctccaaCCGAAACCTTAGTCGAGCGGTCTCTGTTCGTATATCATACGAACACACGATTACttcaaaaaatttagaaaatttgaTTACAACACGATAAGTGTTGATGAGTTACGAGACTATTATTACTGTCACCGTGGTAAATGCAAGAAGTACTTTTATCAGCTAATGTTTggaaatatcatataaaaaaaaattattattttcgatAGAAGCAACAACTTTCACTCGTACTTGCATCTAGAGTAAATGTGCTAAACCGATAGCGCATGGTGGAAAAAAATTGAGGATAATGGATTAGCGCAAGGTAAAGCAAAATCTCTCCATTTTCAACACTCGACCAAAGATGACAACCATAGACTATAAATGACTATAAACTGCAGCAAACAACCTTTTGGGGGATATTTGTGCCATGTTTATGACTCTGGATCAGCATTGTGCCATCCTTTGGCACATGGTGGTATGCTCATAAATTCATCGAATTCTTTAACGTGAATATCACAGCAATTCCACTGCATGTCAAAAGGAAAGAAGATATCATAAGTGTGTTGCCCATGTGAATGGATGACATATTCAGAAGACATAATCACTTGTAATTTGCCAGTTGAGGTGGGTGAATGGTTacacaaaaatatattgaattagAAACAGTAGTGTTAGAAGGTAAATCGTAAGGGTTCGGGTAAGTAAGAGGAGATAAAAGAATATAAACTTAAAGATAAGAAAAGAGTCTAACTTCAGCCGGAGAACAATAAGTAAGAGGAGCCATGTTACCAATCCCAACTTTTTTTTGCAGAAAAACCTATCTATAAATGATGTCGACGATGACGACAAAGAGTAACTAGAATGCTCGgtaacaaaatttaataatgagAAAACACAGGCAACTTGTATTCATACCCCTCTCATTCGGTCATGAAAAACTGCTGGTCCTGGATGGTAACTGCAGGCTTCCTCGTGATTATCCTTCTCTTTAAAAGTTTTTCCACATCCTTTGTTTTTACAAATCTGGGGTTGATTTATGTCGACAATTTTCTTAGGTTTAGGGGGTTGGGCATACTGCAACGTTCGATTACTTTCACTAGGAGCATCTAGCACAGAATTGGATACTTTTGAGTTCAATGCTCGAGCTTGTGAACCTGACGAGGATCAAAAGGAAGGTGAATGTTAACACTAGTAGCATAACCTAATCTAAACTCAACCACTTGATTATATCACAAATCTACATATAAAAGTCGTGTTTTATTGGCTTTCTgctaattatttaaatgaaacaAGTAATTCTTATACGCAAATAATCAGCCTCCAGTTTTGAAAGAAGTCAAATCACTACATAAAAGGCCTACCATGGTCGGAGCAGAAAAATCCTTGGCGGCACCTTGAACAAGAATCTTTAGATGATGAATTGACTGTGGCACTCGTTTCATAAACTGGTTGTTTTGGAGTTACAGCTATCGACGCCTGCACAGGTTTCTCAGTTGTGTGCTTTCCTGTCTTGCAACTTTAGACGTGACAACAATCAGTTTCGAACAATATACAATAGATAGATCTCTCAATGAAGCAAGCTGGCAGAGTCTATCAATGCAAAGAAGAATGAAAATGAGCAGACCCACCATCTTTAATGAATgggaaaaatattcctaaacaGAATATTGAACATGAACGCCATTCACGATTAGAATTCGCAAAAAATTAGCATCCCTTCAGAAAACATGGATCCCTTCCATATCTTATAGATATAACTTCCAGAAAATTAGTTATCAAATTCAATACTATAGGATATGTACATAAAACTCAGAGCCCAGAAACATCTTGAAAGAAAATTGAGTGAAGCATTCATCCGGTAAAAGAAAAGACAGCCAAACCTCAAGCAAAGCTCACGCCATCACACATAAATATTGGAcactaaaatttttaacttttaaaatgcACACGCAGCAAGAAGGAAAAGCTACATACCCTGGAAGCGCTAGAAATAGACTAAAATCGTGACTTCTTTTCTTACAACAGCTCCACTCTTTCATCCCATCATGAAATTTTGGCTGTTAAAGACACTTCTGTGattaattttagaaattcaGAAAAAGGCAGTTTTATCAACTCGTCAAGGGAGAAAGTCAGAGAAAATGTCACTTACACCCTAGTTTAAGAGACGGGCCCCGGTTGAAGCATGGCACATACCATCAGGAGACGTTAAATTCGTGATTATCAAGAAATGTAaggtaataaatatatttcataagctGGAGATCCATTTAAGCTTCCAAATCATTGACAAGTTAGACAAGTCATGACAATAatgtataataattaataacatGAGCAGTTAATCAAACAACCCTTTCTGCGGACATCTCATTCGTTATTCTATGTTTTTCCTTGGAATCAGCTTAGTGATTATCCTCACCACTGTACTGTCTGTATATATGTATCAATCATTATTACTTTCTACCATCTAGATAAAACCGAAATAACACAAACTAATTGATCATAGATATATACAGTAAAAAGATTAGAAAATCTGTCCAGGCAGAAAATACTTCCATAAAAGCATTGCAttctccaattaattaaaacttaaaaataaattttgcaaAACATATGCCATTCTGAACTTATCTCAAGAAAAAGGACTACCCGTTGAAGAAACAAACCGAAGTATCATTCAAGCAAGAAAATGTACATCATCAGGTAAATAAATGGAAAGCTTAAACCCTGACAAAATTCAAGTACAATTTCTGCAGCATATAAATCTTACTATCATTTGCCAACTCTACAGTCCCTGCGCCAAATCTAAAATACTCAGTAAAACTTTCACCGAAGAACTAATTCATCTGGTAACCGATCAAATCACCTCAATACGTAAATTAACCGAAAAATAAAAGAGatccccccaaaaaaaaaatctcacatACGCGAATCGAACAAGAAAGAGAGGGAAGGATTACTTACGGAATCGTGATAAGTACACGAATCTTCCTGATTGTCATCTTCGGTGAACAGTGCTTCGCATCCGATCCTTTGGCATCTAAGCTGCTCCATCCTCGTTTTAGACTTCTAG is from Primulina huaijiensis isolate GDHJ02 unplaced genomic scaffold, ASM1229523v2 scaffold207714, whole genome shotgun sequence and encodes:
- the LOC140966691 gene encoding cysteine and histidine-rich domain-containing protein RAR1-like isoform X2 → MKEWSCCKKRSHDFSLFLALPGCKTGKHTTEKPVQASIAVTPKQPVYETSATVNSSSKDSCSRCRQGFFCSDHGSQARALNSKVSNSVLDAPSESNRTLQYAQPPKPKKIVDINQPQICKNKGCGKTFKEKDNHEEACSYHPGPAVFHDRMRGWNCCDIHVKEFDEFMSIPPCAKGWHNADPES
- the LOC140966691 gene encoding cysteine and histidine-rich domain-containing protein RAR1-like isoform X1: MEQLRCQRIGCEALFTEDDNQEDSCTYHDSPKFHDGMKEWSCCKKRSHDFSLFLALPGCKTGKHTTEKPVQASIAVTPKQPVYETSATVNSSSKDSCSRCRQGFFCSDHGSQARALNSKVSNSVLDAPSESNRTLQYAQPPKPKKIVDINQPQICKNKGCGKTFKEKDNHEEACSYHPGPAVFHDRMRGWNCCDIHVKEFDEFMSIPPCAKGWHNADPES